A portion of the Pseudomonas koreensis genome contains these proteins:
- the ccmD gene encoding heme exporter protein CcmD codes for MSFASFGDFLAMGHHGLYVWSAYGICLAVLALNVVAPIAARKRYLQQEARRLRRENGQ; via the coding sequence ATGAGTTTTGCTTCATTCGGCGACTTCCTCGCCATGGGCCATCACGGCCTGTATGTCTGGTCGGCCTACGGCATCTGTCTGGCGGTGCTGGCCCTCAACGTGGTGGCGCCGATTGCGGCGCGCAAGCGTTATCTGCAACAAGAGGCGCGTCGTCTGCGCCGGGAGAACGGCCAGTGA